One genomic window of Mus musculus strain C57BL/6J chromosome 4, GRCm38.p6 C57BL/6J includes the following:
- the Col8a2 gene encoding collagen alpha-2(VIII) chain isoform X1: MGARHHFVSGSPSTDAMQGALMPLPSLLLLLLGCGPRVSSGGGAGGAAGYAPVKYVQPMQKGPVGPPFREGKGQYLEMPLPMLPMDLKGEPGPPGKPGPRGPPGPPGFPGKPGTGKPGVHGQPGPAGPPGFSRMGKAGPPGLPGKVGPPGQPGLRGEPGIRGDQGLRGPPGPPGLPGPSGITVPGKPGAQGAPGPPGFRGEPGPQGEPGPRGDRGLKGDNGVGQPGLPGAPGQAGAPGPPGLPGPAGLGKPGLDGIPGAPGDKGDSGPPGVPGSRGEPGAVGPKGPPGVDGVGIPGAAGVPGPQGPVGAKGEPGLRGPPGLIGPVGYGMPGKPGPKGDRGPVGAPGLLGDRGEPGEDGKPGEQGPQGLGGPPGLPGSAGLPGRRGPPGSKGEVGPGGPPGVPGIRGDQGPNGLAGKPGLPGERGLPGAHGPPGPTGPKGEPGFTGRPGGPGVAGALGQKGDLGLPGQPGLRGPSGIPGLQGPAGPIGPQGLPGLKGEPGLPGPPGEGKVGEPGSAGPTGPPGVPGSPGLTGPPGPPGPPGPPGAPGALDETGIAGLHLPNGGVEGAVLGKGGKPQFGLGELSAHATPAFTAVLTSPFPASGMPVRFDRTLYNGHSGYNPATGIFTCPVGGVYYFAYHVHVKGTNVWVALYKNNVPATYTYDEYKKGYLDQASGGAVLQLRPNDQVWVQMPSDQANGLYSTEYIHSSFSGFLLCPT, translated from the exons ATGGGGGCAAGACACCACTTTGTATCCGGAAG CCCATCCACAGACGCCATGCAGGGGGCTCTGATGCCCCTGCCTtcgctgctgctgttgctgttggggTGTGGGCCAAGAGTGTCCTCTGGCGGCGGAGCTGGGGGTGCAGCGGGCTATGCCCCGGTAAAGTATGTGCAGCCCATGCAGAAAGGACCCGTGGGACCGCCTTTCCGAGAGGGCAAAGGCCAGTACTTGG aaATGCCTCTACCGATGCTGCCAATGGACTTGAAAGGAGAGCCAGGTCCCCCTGGGAAGCCGGGACCTCGGGGTCCCCCTGGGCCTCCTGGCTTCCCAGGAAAACCAGGCACTGGAAAACCTGGGGTTCATGGACAGCCAGGCCCTGCTGGCCCCCCTGGCTTCTCCCGAATGGGCAAAGCTGGTCCCCCAGGGCTCCCAGGCAAGGTTGGAccaccagggcagccagggctacggGGGGAGCCAGGGATACGAGGGGACCAGGGCCTCCGGGGGCCCCCAGGACCCCCTGGCCTTCCTGGTCCCTCAGGTATTACTGTCCCTGGAAAACCAGGTGCCCAGGGGGCTCCAGGGCCTCCAGGATTTAGGGGGGAGCCAGGACCCCAGGGAGAGCCTGGGCCCCGAGGAGATAGGGGCCTCAAAGGGGATAATGGAGTGGGCCAACCAGGGCTGCCTGGAGCCCCTGGACAGGCAGGTGCCCCTGGGCCCCCTGGGCTGCCCGGTCCAGCTGGCTTGGGCAAACCAGGTTTGGATGGGATACCAGGAGCCCCAGGAGACAAAGGTGATTCTGGCCCCCCTGGGGTTCCAGGTTCTAGGGGAGAGCCAGGAGCTGTGGGTCCAAAAGGCCCTCCTGGGGTAGATGGTGTGGGGATACCAGGGGCAGCAGGGGTGCCAGGGCCACAGGGTCCAGTAGGGGCTAAAGGAGAGCCAGGGCTCCGGGGCCCCCCTGGCCTGATAGGCCCTGTTGGCTATGGGATGCCAGGAAAACCAGGACCTAAGGGAGACAGGGGCCCAGTTGGGGCCCCAGGGCTcttaggagacagaggtgagCCAGGAGAGGATGGGAAGCCAGGGGAGCAGGGTCCACAGGGACTTGGGGGTCCACCTGGCCTTCCTGGGTCTGCAGGGCTTCCTGGTAGACGTGGGCCCCCTGGGTCAAAGGGAGAGGTAGGACCTGGAGGTCCCCCAGGAGTGCCTGGCATTCGAGGAGACCAAGGGCCTAATGGCCTGGCTGGGAAGCCTGGGCTCCCTGGTGAGAGGGGACTTCCTGGGGCCCATGGACCCCCTGGACCGACTGGGCCTAAGGGTGAGCCAGGTTTTACAGGTCGCCCTGGAGGGCCAGGGGTGGCAGGAGCCCTAGGACAGAAAGGTGACTTGGGGCTTCCTGGGCAGCCTGGCTTGAGGGGTCCCTCTGGAATCCCAGGGCTCCAGGGCCCAGCTGGCCCTATTGGGCCTcagggtctgccaggcctgaagGGTGAACCGGGCCTTCCAGGGCCTCCTGGAGAGGGAAAAGTAGGGGAGCCTGGCTCTGCTGGTCCCACAGGGCCCCCTGGAGTCCCTGGCTCCCCAGGACTCACAGGTCCTCCTGGGCCCCCTGGGCCTCCTGGGCCTCCTGGTGCCCCCGGAGCCCTGGATGAGACTGGTATCGCAGGCTTGCATCTGCCCAATGGTGGCGTGGAGGGAGCTGTACTGGGCAAAGGAGGCAAGCCACAGTTTGGGCTCGGTGAGCTGTCAGCCCACGCCACTCCAGCCTTTACTGCAGTGCTCACTTCCCCCTTCCCTGCCTCAGGCATGCCGGTTAGGTTTGACCGGACTCTCTACAATGGCCACAGCGGCTACAACCCAGCCACTGGCATCTTCACCTGCCCCGTGGGAGGGGTCTACTACTTTGCATACCATGTGCATGTCAAGGGCACCAATGTGTGGGTAGCCCTGTACAAGAACAATGTGCCGGCCACCTACACGTACGACGAATACAAGAAGGGCTACCTGGACCAGGCTTCGGGAGGGGCTGTGCTCCAGCTGCGGCCCAATGACCAGGTGTGGGTGCAGATGCCCTCAGATCAGGCCAATGGTCTCTACTCCACCGAGTACATCCATTCGTCCTTCTCAGGATTCTTGCTCTGTCCCACATAA
- the Col8a2 gene encoding collagen alpha-2(VIII) chain precursor, which yields MQGALMPLPSLLLLLLGCGPRVSSGGGAGGAAGYAPVKYVQPMQKGPVGPPFREGKGQYLEMPLPMLPMDLKGEPGPPGKPGPRGPPGPPGFPGKPGTGKPGVHGQPGPAGPPGFSRMGKAGPPGLPGKVGPPGQPGLRGEPGIRGDQGLRGPPGPPGLPGPSGITVPGKPGAQGAPGPPGFRGEPGPQGEPGPRGDRGLKGDNGVGQPGLPGAPGQAGAPGPPGLPGPAGLGKPGLDGIPGAPGDKGDSGPPGVPGSRGEPGAVGPKGPPGVDGVGIPGAAGVPGPQGPVGAKGEPGLRGPPGLIGPVGYGMPGKPGPKGDRGPVGAPGLLGDRGEPGEDGKPGEQGPQGLGGPPGLPGSAGLPGRRGPPGSKGEVGPGGPPGVPGIRGDQGPNGLAGKPGLPGERGLPGAHGPPGPTGPKGEPGFTGRPGGPGVAGALGQKGDLGLPGQPGLRGPSGIPGLQGPAGPIGPQGLPGLKGEPGLPGPPGEGKVGEPGSAGPTGPPGVPGSPGLTGPPGPPGPPGPPGAPGALDETGIAGLHLPNGGVEGAVLGKGGKPQFGLGELSAHATPAFTAVLTSPFPASGMPVRFDRTLYNGHSGYNPATGIFTCPVGGVYYFAYHVHVKGTNVWVALYKNNVPATYTYDEYKKGYLDQASGGAVLQLRPNDQVWVQMPSDQANGLYSTEYIHSSFSGFLLCPT from the exons ATGCAGGGGGCTCTGATGCCCCTGCCTtcgctgctgctgttgctgttggggTGTGGGCCAAGAGTGTCCTCTGGCGGCGGAGCTGGGGGTGCAGCGGGCTATGCCCCGGTAAAGTATGTGCAGCCCATGCAGAAAGGACCCGTGGGACCGCCTTTCCGAGAGGGCAAAGGCCAGTACTTGG aaATGCCTCTACCGATGCTGCCAATGGACTTGAAAGGAGAGCCAGGTCCCCCTGGGAAGCCGGGACCTCGGGGTCCCCCTGGGCCTCCTGGCTTCCCAGGAAAACCAGGCACTGGAAAACCTGGGGTTCATGGACAGCCAGGCCCTGCTGGCCCCCCTGGCTTCTCCCGAATGGGCAAAGCTGGTCCCCCAGGGCTCCCAGGCAAGGTTGGAccaccagggcagccagggctacggGGGGAGCCAGGGATACGAGGGGACCAGGGCCTCCGGGGGCCCCCAGGACCCCCTGGCCTTCCTGGTCCCTCAGGTATTACTGTCCCTGGAAAACCAGGTGCCCAGGGGGCTCCAGGGCCTCCAGGATTTAGGGGGGAGCCAGGACCCCAGGGAGAGCCTGGGCCCCGAGGAGATAGGGGCCTCAAAGGGGATAATGGAGTGGGCCAACCAGGGCTGCCTGGAGCCCCTGGACAGGCAGGTGCCCCTGGGCCCCCTGGGCTGCCCGGTCCAGCTGGCTTGGGCAAACCAGGTTTGGATGGGATACCAGGAGCCCCAGGAGACAAAGGTGATTCTGGCCCCCCTGGGGTTCCAGGTTCTAGGGGAGAGCCAGGAGCTGTGGGTCCAAAAGGCCCTCCTGGGGTAGATGGTGTGGGGATACCAGGGGCAGCAGGGGTGCCAGGGCCACAGGGTCCAGTAGGGGCTAAAGGAGAGCCAGGGCTCCGGGGCCCCCCTGGCCTGATAGGCCCTGTTGGCTATGGGATGCCAGGAAAACCAGGACCTAAGGGAGACAGGGGCCCAGTTGGGGCCCCAGGGCTcttaggagacagaggtgagCCAGGAGAGGATGGGAAGCCAGGGGAGCAGGGTCCACAGGGACTTGGGGGTCCACCTGGCCTTCCTGGGTCTGCAGGGCTTCCTGGTAGACGTGGGCCCCCTGGGTCAAAGGGAGAGGTAGGACCTGGAGGTCCCCCAGGAGTGCCTGGCATTCGAGGAGACCAAGGGCCTAATGGCCTGGCTGGGAAGCCTGGGCTCCCTGGTGAGAGGGGACTTCCTGGGGCCCATGGACCCCCTGGACCGACTGGGCCTAAGGGTGAGCCAGGTTTTACAGGTCGCCCTGGAGGGCCAGGGGTGGCAGGAGCCCTAGGACAGAAAGGTGACTTGGGGCTTCCTGGGCAGCCTGGCTTGAGGGGTCCCTCTGGAATCCCAGGGCTCCAGGGCCCAGCTGGCCCTATTGGGCCTcagggtctgccaggcctgaagGGTGAACCGGGCCTTCCAGGGCCTCCTGGAGAGGGAAAAGTAGGGGAGCCTGGCTCTGCTGGTCCCACAGGGCCCCCTGGAGTCCCTGGCTCCCCAGGACTCACAGGTCCTCCTGGGCCCCCTGGGCCTCCTGGGCCTCCTGGTGCCCCCGGAGCCCTGGATGAGACTGGTATCGCAGGCTTGCATCTGCCCAATGGTGGCGTGGAGGGAGCTGTACTGGGCAAAGGAGGCAAGCCACAGTTTGGGCTCGGTGAGCTGTCAGCCCACGCCACTCCAGCCTTTACTGCAGTGCTCACTTCCCCCTTCCCTGCCTCAGGCATGCCGGTTAGGTTTGACCGGACTCTCTACAATGGCCACAGCGGCTACAACCCAGCCACTGGCATCTTCACCTGCCCCGTGGGAGGGGTCTACTACTTTGCATACCATGTGCATGTCAAGGGCACCAATGTGTGGGTAGCCCTGTACAAGAACAATGTGCCGGCCACCTACACGTACGACGAATACAAGAAGGGCTACCTGGACCAGGCTTCGGGAGGGGCTGTGCTCCAGCTGCGGCCCAATGACCAGGTGTGGGTGCAGATGCCCTCAGATCAGGCCAATGGTCTCTACTCCACCGAGTACATCCATTCGTCCTTCTCAGGATTCTTGCTCTGTCCCACATAA
- the Adprhl2 gene encoding ADP-ribose glycohydrolase ARH3 — protein sequence MAVAAAAAATAMSAAGGGGASAARSISRFRGCLAGALLGDCVGAVYEAHDTVSLASVLSHVESLEPDPGTPGSARTETLYYTDDTAMTRALVQSLLAKEAFDEVDMAHRFAQEYKKDPDRGYGAGVITVFKKLLNPKCRDVYEPARAQFNGKGSYGNGGAMRVAGISLAYSSVQDVQKFARLSAQLTHASSLGYNGAILQALAVHLALQGVSSSEHFLEQLLGHMEELEGDAQSVLDAKELGMEERPYSSRLKKVGELLDQDVVSREEVVSELGNGIAAFESVPTAIYCFLRCMEPHPEIPSTFNSLQRTLIYSISLGGDTDTIATMAGAIAGAYYGMEQVPESWQQSCEGFEETDVLAQSLHRVFQESS from the exons ATGGCGGTGGCTGCGGCGGCAGCAGCTACAGCGATGTCGGCGGCGGGGGGCGGCGGGGCAAGTGCGGCCCGCTCCATCTCGCGCTTCCGAGGTTGCCTGGCGGGCGCGCTGCTGGGAGATTGCGTGGGCGCTGTCTACGAGGCACACGATACCGTCAGCCTGGCATCAGTCCTGAGTCACGTCGAGAGCCTGGAGCCGGACCCGGGCACGCCGGGCAGCGCGCGGACAG AGACACTGTACTACACAGATGACACTGCCATGACCAGGGCCCTGGTGCAGTCCCTGCTGGCCAAGGAGGCCTTCGACGAGGTGGACATGGCTCACAG GTTTGCCCAGGAATACAAGAAGGACCCTGACAGAGGGTATGGGGCCGGAGTCATCACTGTCTTCAAGAAACTCCTGAATCCCAAGTGCCGTGATGTCTATGAGCCTGCCCGGGCCCAGTTCAACGGGAAGGGTTCCTATGGCAATGGGGGTGCCATGCGGGTAGCAGGCATCTCGCTGGCCTATAGCAGTGTCCAAGATGTACAGAAG TTTGCCCGGCTCTCGGCCCAGCTGACCCACGCCTCTTCCCTGGGCTATAACGGTGCCATCTTGCAGGCCCTGGCTGTGCACCTTGCTCTGCAGGGTGTATCATCCAGTGAGCACTTCCTTGAGCAGCTTCTGGGCCACATGGAGGAGCTGGAAGGTGATGCCCAATCGGTCTTGGACGCCAAGGA GTTGGGTATGGAGGAGCGTCCGTACTCCAGCAGGCTGAAGAAGGTCGGAGAGCTGCTGGACCAGGACGTGGTGAGCCGAGAGGAAGTGGTGTCCGAGCTAG GGAATGGCATTGCCGCCTTTGAATCTGTGCCCACCGCCATCTACTGCTTCCTGCGCTGCATGGAGCCTCACCCTGAGATCCCCTCCACCTTCAacagtctccagaggactctcatCTACTCCATCTCACTTGGTGGGGACACAGACACCATAGCCACCATGGCTGGGGCCATTGCTGGAGCTTACTATGGGATGGAACAGGTGCCGGAGAGCTGGCAGCAAAGTTGTGAAGGCTTTGAGGAGACAGACGTCCTGGCCCAGAGCCTGCACCGAGTCTTCCAGGAGAGCTCGTAA